One stretch of Suricata suricatta isolate VVHF042 chromosome 13, meerkat_22Aug2017_6uvM2_HiC, whole genome shotgun sequence DNA includes these proteins:
- the C13H9orf50 gene encoding uncharacterized protein C9orf50 homolog: MPRRHPNPWPQQVAPKGLPGDGARGRKDPLLPRLPPPQLRVVSGAGATGGSRASGGDDGWWQAPRGGSSRSELGEGVSSLLLPPLLRAGAPRAPAPRRPRPGESENPCRGSAREAPDSLLGLLGQVFPTKFRAFLQRLGAECVQALPPTSSAWQSKKSASKHCQHPPQCPHCSFPPDLRDQSLYFRNSLQKILPHQIPALGILRRDHSQSTTFKKAKHRPHRVQVPKLRAVLTHSSLGEGSGKRRRFCPFRVRFADETMWDTALRYWERSCTVRQARVTSGIDTRSITSEQVFRNVGRWPESWPKAPCRRATEEAVPSIWPSQEPRGHLSKDASPSSSLPLIPRTTTQRSQSGLKTFLAPHRSLEQVDRAPGSWSQKLAGRRNLPPHPGEPLSPGQRPRRAQLVPPCCSRSPSCQLDPGGLRGGLSLPHPLPVTLRFPVSPSLSLSFPRAPSPRRPLQRRAAPTRGQCWPGFGAAQRRRNFSASG, encoded by the exons ATGCCCCGGCGTCACCCCAACCCCTGGCCCCAGCAGGTGGCGCCCAAGGGGCTCCCCGGAGACGGCGCTCGCGGACGAAAAGACCCGCTGCTGCCCAGGCTGCCCCCGCCCCAACTCCGAGTAGTATCTGGCGCGGGGGCCACGGGGGGCTCGAGGGCCTCGGGGGGCGACGACGGGTGGTGGCAGGCCCCCAGGGGCGGGTCCTCGCgctcagagctgggggagggcgtCAG CTCGCTCCTGCTGCCGCCCCTGCTCCGGGCCGGCGCGCCCCGGGCACCCGCGCCCCGGCGCCCCCGGCCTGGAGAGAGCGAGAACCCCTGCAGGGGCTCGGCCAGGGAGGCCCCGGACTCCCTGCTCGGGCTCCTGGGACAGGTCTTCCCCACCAAGTTCCGGGCGTTCCTGCAGCGGCTGGGGGCCGAGTGTGTGCAGGCGTTGCCGCCGA CATCCTCAGCATGGCAATCAAAAAAGAGTGCGTCCAAGCACTGCCAACATCCTCCTCAGTGTCCCCACTGTTCCTTCCCTCCAGACCTGCG GGACCAGTCATTGTACTTCCGGAATAGTCTTCAGAAGATTTTGCCCCATCAGATACCTGCTCTGGGGATCCTGAGGAGAGATCACTCCCAATCCACCACCTTCAAAAAGGCCAAGCA CAGGCCCCACCGCGTCCAGGTGCCCAAGCTCAGGGCTGTGCTCACTCACAGCTCCTTGGGAGAAGGCTCCGGGAAGCGCAGGCGGTTCTGCCCCTTCCGGGTTCGATTTGCTGATGAGACGATGTGGGACACCGCCCTCCGCTACTGGGAGCGCAGCTGCACGG TCCGGCAGGCCCGAGTCACCAGTGGGATAGACACCCGGTCGATCACATCAGAACAGGTGTTCCGGAACGTCGGGAGGTGGCCGGAGAGTTGGCCCAAAGCTCCGTGCCGCAGAGCCACCGAGGAGGCCGTGCCCAGCATCTG GCCCTCCCAGGAGCCACGGGGTCACCTCTCTAAGGACGCATCCCCGAGCAGCAGTCTGCCCCTCATTCCCAGGACCACTACCCAGAGGTCACAGAGTGGCCTCAAAACCTTCCTGGCCCCACACCGCAGCCTGGAGCAGGTGGACAGAGCTCCGGGCTCCTGGAGCCAGAAGCTG GCTGGGCGGAGAaacctgcccccccaccccggggagcCCCTGTCTCCCGGCCAGAGGCCCCGAAGGGCCCAGCTGGTCCCTCCCTGTTGCTCCAGGAGTCCTTCCTGCCAGCTTG ATCCTGGGGGCCTCAGAGGAGGCCTGAGTCTCCCGCACCCCCTCCCCGTGACCTTGCGCTTCCCCGTCtcgccctctctgagcctcagtttcccccgaGCGCCCTCGCCCCGCCGCCCGCTGCAGCGCCGCGCCGCGCCCACCAGGGGGCAGTGTTGGCCTGGCTTTGGCGCCGCCCAGCGCCGCCGAAACTTCTCAGCCTCCGGCTAA